A window of Ammospiza caudacuta isolate bAmmCau1 chromosome 20, bAmmCau1.pri, whole genome shotgun sequence genomic DNA:
GAAAACCAGTGGACAGagcagaaaaccaaaaccagaaacCAGAAGCCGGGCCCAGAGGTCAGCAAGGGCGGCTGGTTTGGGATGGCCGTGCCGAGCTCCAGGGTGGCAGCCGGTGacccacagcagagccctgcgGGCGGGGGCACGgtgagggcaggagctgcccccctGTCCCGGAGCCTTCCCGGCATTCCGGGGCAGTGACATTCCAGCTGACAGAGTAGCTCTGAGGGCACCCGCTGGTGACAtaacctcctcctcctcctcctcctcctcctcctcacattCCGTTgtgctttctttcctctcagAGCTTCCAggtgagagacagagctgcaggtcccATGGCAGCCACCACACCTCCCCATCCCCCTGTGCCCCATGCACATCATCAGCCTCAAGGTTGGTGccttgcaggcagcagctggtgagCAGAAGGTGTGAAGTTGCCATGAGCAAAGCTGTCACCTGCTGGTGACGGGGTGGTGCCAGCCACAGGGCGCctttctgcagccacagcctttGTCACTGCTCTGTTCGGCGCTGGCGTTTGTCACACCCAAATGTGACTTGCAGGAACAGAGGAACATAAAACTCCCACTGTCGGTTTCTGAATGAATTATTTCCGTGGCAATAAGCcataatttggggtttttttcagcagcaATTCAGCCGCAAGCTGGAGCCACTTCTTGTTCTGTGCTGAGCTGATCAGACTTACCAAGGGAGCAAAGAGCTGATCCTGCCAGACTTGCTTCCAGCAAAATCCACCACCTTCCCTGATATCCTTGTCAGGACTTACAGAGACTTTGCTCCCTCTAAAGGCCTCTCTGGTAAGGTCTCTGCCAGGATGAGGATGTGCCAcaaccagcagcaccagggatgtAATGCAGGACCAGACCAtgagggaaaggagggatgcAAAACCAACTCTCCCCATGGAATAAGCATGGGAAGGAGCAGACCAGTCTAAGGAACCTCCAAGCTTCTCCTTtcagtccctgccagggagaCAAGGCAGCTGGTAAAGGACAGTGCATCCATTGCTCTCATGTGCAGCTCCAGGGTAGCCAAGCAGGGGGTTTAGAGTTCTGGGAGAGAAAATCCAGGCTCAGGAACACAACCAGAGATGCCTGAGTAGCCTCTCTGCAATGGGGGGCGACAGAATGTGGCAGGACATCAGAAGCCCAGGTCAGCCCTCTTCCTGCTCCCCAAGCATCTGCTCTGAGCTGTTGGCCTGCTGAGACTTGGTCTCTCCCACGTCAGGCTGGTTGTCCCCCACTTTCATCTCACCTCTTTAGCCAGGAAATCCATCTTCTACCCAATGCATCTCTTGGACGGAGTGGCTGAGGCTGGCAAAATGTCTCAGGAGTGACAAACCCCTTCTGCTAGGGAACTCCCTGCTCTCAGGTGAAATCCTGCCCTTTGGGTTGCCTGTGACTGCCAAGGGCAAAGTGATAAAGGGTGGATTAGTGAAACAGCAGTGAGAGTGGCTGAGAATGGGCTCGACACTGTCCTTGGAGGGTTGTGATCTATTGCACAAAGCTAGAGCCAGTCAGCAGCAGGGAAACCCAGGGATCGACACTGGCTAGTCCTTAATATGTTTATGTCCGGGCCGATGGGACAAAGGTCACCCTCAGCGAGCTGGCAGGTGACACAAAGTTGGGAGGGTGGCTTGTCATGTGAGAGGGACATGCTGccatcatagaatcatggaatattttGGGATGAAAGAGACCTTAAAACCCACGCAGGTctgtccctcctgccatgggcagggacactttccactgtcccaggctgctccaaggcctgtccagcctggccatgggcacttccagggaggGGGCAGCCACTGCTTCTCCCTGGGAGCAAGCTGCTCCAGGGTCTCACTaccctcacagagaagaatttcttgCTAATATttaatctctcttttttttttttttttttttttttttagtttaaagcTGTTCCCTCTTGTCTTATCACTTTTGGCCTGTGTGAAATCCATGGAGACCTCATCAGGATGGAGAACCTCATGAAGCTCAAAAAGAAGTGCCAAGTCCTGACCCTGTGAAGGAACATCCCCAGGCATCAGTACATGGCAGTGCTGACCAGCTGGAAAGCAGTTTGGCACAAAAggacctggggctcctggtgggcaccaggctggacatgagcagCAATATTCTCTTGCCACCAAAATTCCATCAGGCTCCTGGGCTGCATGAGGAGGAACATTGACAGCAGGTTGAAGGAGGGGACCCTTCCCCTCTAGTAAGCATTGGTGAGTCTGTTCTTCAAGACCTGAGTCCAGTTCTGGACTCCCCAGGATTAGAGATGTATGGACATACTGAGACAGTCCAGCAAAGGGCCATGGAGATGAAAAAGAGATAGTAGCACTTCTCCAGGGAGGAGATGCTGGTACGGTTCAGGATGGAGAGGGCTCAGAGGATTCTTACCAATGTATGTGGAGCAAAGTAGATGCAGCCCAACTCTCAGTGGTGGCCActaacaggacaagaggcaacaAGAAATTCTAATTAAACACCAGATAAAGCTTTATTGCACTCTGAAGCAGGCtgtccagagaggctgtggagtctcgCAGCCCACGGGACACGGTCCTGGGCAGCATCTCCAGGGACTGGGCCAGATgaattccagccctgcaggtgtggGGAGGCAGACTGAGTGCTGCGGGTGGCACAGAGCCTTCAGTGCAGCTACccctgagctctgggacagcagctcagcagtCTCTGGCAAGCATCCAGCTCACAACTGCACGAGAGCActtctgtgctgcctgctggggttttttccagaGCTGCGTAATCCTAGGCAAACATTGTCTTTCCCTACATAGCCTCATAGGGAAAACCCCCTCTGGAGTCCAGTGGGACCATTATCCTTTTTGTGGCCAGGTCACTTGGCACATTTTAGTTTCCTTTCATTTgaataaagcaaaaatgaaTGCTGAGTCACTTGGCATTGTGAGGGACCATATTCCATTCTACCTTGCTTTTTTCTGTTCCCTCTAATTCCCTTCAGCTGTTTCACTTTCATGTCATCCTTTATCATCATCCTGGAATTTCCATTtcggctgctcccagctgcctccaggACTCCCTTTTAAAAGAGGGCTGAATCCAGCTGTTGCACACTGAGCTGCATCTTTCAGAgcttctgctcctgccctgacaGCCCTCACCCGACGGAAAGATGAAGGTCTCTGCAGCTGGATTGGCTCTTCTCCTCATTTCAGCCTCCTTCTCCCAGACTTTCTCTGGACCAGGTGAGTCCTGCTTTTTCATTTGTGAAGGGAGAACAGATATGAACCTTCCCTATTATTTCTCCATTGAGCTCTCATGACAGATAAGTGGgaaattttcagcatttttgccATTCTTCACTCTGCCCAGAGATTAACTGCATGTAGGAACCCTGGAATCAGAaaatcatccatccatccatccatccatccatccatccatccatccatccatccaacctGGGCTCAAAGTACTTATTCCTGGTTAGAATTGAGAGATTTCAgcctctgccctggggctggaggagctgtggaAGTGAAGCTCTGAGCAATGGCAGAGTGAGAATCTCACAGCACCTTGATACTGCTTGGGGCATTGGACCAGATGATCCCCAATGTCCATTTCAACCTTAATTATTCTCTAATTTTTCACCAccttccctgccagcacaggtCCCAGAGCTCACATTGTCTTCCTTTGCCTCTTGTAGCTGGACTGGAGATCCCAACCTGCTGTTTCACATACAGCCAGCACAAGCTGCCACGGAGGCTCATCCAGCACCATTACAGCACCAGCAGCAACTGCCCCCAGCCAGGCATCGTGTGAGTGCCAGcttgggacagggacagcactggggctggggggtgaccagctctgcactgcaagGGGCTgtaggagcagagcagggagaggggaacaCCGAGGAGAAGGGGCTCTCACAGGGATTGCTGGGGATGCTCATGGGGGGATTCCCAGGGATGGTCCTGCAGGAGTGGAGGAAGGGATGGAGTGGAGCAtcactgccagctgctgccctcagcatcAGCACAGGGAAAATCTTCTTGCAATGCTCAGAGCTGGGATCCAGGTTCTCCTGGGAAGCAGGTGTGAGCAGAGCTCTAAcatgtcccatccctgttccaCAGGTTTGTCACAAAGGAAGGCCGCCAGGTCTGTGCCAATCCTGAAAACAACTGGGTCCGAAGCTACCTGAGAATTTTGGGGCAGAACTGAGCGAAGCAGTGTGACAAGAGTAGCTACTGTCAAGTTATGTTATCCTGAGCTCCAGCCATGGAGCAGGACCCTGGGACAAGAGGAGCCACAGGAGCATCTGCAGGTGTCCCCAAGAGACTGCTGGAAGGGCACCttgtgctgggggctgctgctcgTCCTTGCTTGCACAGACCAGGCTTCAGCCTCATCCCTCTGCCCAACCCCAGGCCCGTGGGACTGCACCTTGGCTGTTGTATTATTTGAAGTTATTTAAGAAATCATCATATGGGGCCAtcagtcctttttttttctgtggatgATTATATTATTTATAGGAGGGTGACAGGGAAGGTATTTCTAGGAGGGTGACCCAATGTTGGATGATGGGAAACCCTGGTTTATACATGTCAATTCGTGATTCCAGAGAATAAAGAATTTGGAGAAAAcctttgctttttcccttttacgTGCCTCTGTGTGGTGTtcaccagcacacacagaacaaACCTCTGAGCCATCTGAGCCTCTATAGGACACGTAAAGATGGGAAATGGTTTGAGGCAAACCCATAAAGTTTCCATACTGCAGTCTCAGGAACAGCCTCCAAAACCTCATTCTCCCCCAGCACACACCCCCAGTCCCCACATCCTCTACAGAATTAGAAGTGTTTATACCCACATGGGGGACTTTTGCATTCATGAATCTGCTCTCTACACTCCCAGGCACGTCGCACACatttgctgctcccagccccacacaccccacaTCAAACTGACACTTGGGTGTGCAGCATTGAGACCAGCAGcgctggagagggacagggaccccaTCTTTCATTCTGACCACCCCAATGAAGGTTGTTCCTCACTTTCCCACCTGTAGAACAAGGGGAAAGGTCCAGCTCTTGCTGTAGGGGTAAAACAACCAGCAGATTGTTCAGTTGTTCTGCAGTTGTTCTCAGGATGCAGCTTTCCATGGGAACATGAATGGGAAGGAGCAGGTGCCCAAAGGCACAGTGCTGGGCACACCTTGTCCATGGAGATCATGCTCAGAGTTCCTTGACATCTGCACTCCGTGAAGAAATCCCAAAAGGATTTGGGTATAAAGGaacttaaagctcatctcattccacccctgaTGTGGGCAGGGACTCCTTCTACTGGACCCTCATggtccaagccctgtccaacctggccttggacactttccagggctggggcagccacagctgctctgggtgcctgggcctcaccaccctcacagggaagaattt
This region includes:
- the LOC131566445 gene encoding C-C motif chemokine 4 homolog; the encoded protein is MKVSAAGLALLLISASFSQTFSGPAGLEIPTCCFTYSQHKLPRRLIQHHYSTSSNCPQPGIVFVTKEGRQVCANPENNWVRSYLRILGQN